A region of the Arthrobacter sp. FW306-07-I genome:
TCCGAATGCTCGGCTCGGGCTCCTGCGACCTGGGTCGGGTGGCGGACGGGCAGCTGGGGTGCTGGTTCCAGCACAGTTGCCCGGAGTGGGACTGGCTGCCCGGCAAGGCAATTGTCCTTGCTGCCGGCGGTGCCGTGGACACCGTCCGGGTCAACGGGCTCGAGTGGTTCATAGCAGGAGGAACGACGGCGGTGCGTGAGTTGCGTGCCGCCCTCGAGTCAGGCTCGGTGGCCTAGGTGTATTGACCTGAGAGGTTGGTGACGCGGCTGGCCGGTGGCTGACCGTTGAGTGAGGTGTGGCCTCGATGATGATTGTAATGATGGAGCCAGTCGGCGAAAGCGGCAACACGCTCGGCCTCGGAGGCGTAGGGACGGGCGTAGGCCCATTCGTCGAGCATGGTGCGGTTGTAGCGCTCGACTTTGCCGTTTGTCTGAGGCCTGTAGGGGCGGGTGCGTTTGTGCTTGATGTCCGGGCCCAGAGCGTCTTTGAATGCGTAGGAGCGGTAGCAGGATCCGTTATCGGTCAGGACCCGTTTGACAGTGATCCCGTGGGACTCGAAGTAGGCATTGGCGCGTTCCCAGAATCCGGCCGCAGTGTCCTTTTTCTCATCGGTCAGGATCTCCGTGTAGGCGAGCCTGGAGTGATCATCGACGGCGTTGTGCAAGAAGGCGTGACCCGGTCTCCGGTTCGCCGCGGTACCGGTCTTGTTCCGGTTTCCGGCGGCCCTGCCGACACTGCGGTGTCCGCCGCCGTCAGGGATCCGTCCAAGTTTCTTGATGTCGACGTGGACCAGGTCCCCGGGGCTGTGGTGCTCGTACCGGCGAATCACCCGGCCCGTGGCCCGGTCCATCCACGCCAGCCTCGCCAGCCCAAACCGGGACAGCACCCGGTGCACCGTGGAGGGGTGAATGCCCAGCAGATAGCCGATCCGTGCCGGGCCCCAGCGCCGGTTGACTCTGATCGCGACGATCCGCCGCTCCCGCCGCGTGGAGGTCCGACGC
Encoded here:
- a CDS encoding IS481 family transposase, with the protein product MSHANALLTPKGRLRLARCIVDDGWPLRRAAERFQVSVTTAARWAARYREHGEHGTGDRSSRPINSPRRTSTRRERRIVAIRVNRRWGPARIGYLLGIHPSTVHRVLSRFGLARLAWMDRATGRVIRRYEHHSPGDLVHVDIKKLGRIPDGGGHRSVGRAAGNRNKTGTAANRRPGHAFLHNAVDDHSRLAYTEILTDEKKDTAAGFWERANAYFESHGITVKRVLTDNGSCYRSYAFKDALGPDIKHKRTRPYRPQTNGKVERYNRTMLDEWAYARPYASEAERVAAFADWLHHYNHHRGHTSLNGQPPASRVTNLSGQYT